The following are from one region of the Quercus robur chromosome 1, dhQueRobu3.1, whole genome shotgun sequence genome:
- the LOC126711094 gene encoding uncharacterized protein LOC126711094 — protein sequence MVSCSTLDLLLKKDAFQWSTQAELAFKALKQAISNPHVHALLDFSKPFVVECDASGIGIGAILMHCHRPLAFHNQALKGRSLHLSTFEKEFLALITTVKRWRPYLVGNPFIIRTNQQSLKYLLEQKVSTPAQQKWITKLLGYSFLVEYKKGKENKATDALSRRLEDSTSSLNPLPLTEHKKDARLYLISFPYSTWLNLLKDSYKSDSNPLGVHSGYLKTVHRMQHDFFWFGMKKDIKAHIKTCEVCQRIKVDTSKSIGLLQPVPIPAHYVVHFRPLSHPYTATKVALVFMRDVFKLHGLPRTIVNDRDATFTFNFQKVLFKLHRTKLAMSSAYHLQFDGRTKVVNRSLEQYLRAFFNTNYHSSTKMTPFEALYGISPPTVLNYVPGTTQVAVVDTMLQDKTILLTLLKQNLIATQARMKA from the exons aTGGTATCATGTAGCACCCTTGATTTATTACTCAAGAAAGATGCCTTTCAATGGTCTACACAAGCAGAATTAGCTTTTAAGGCTCTCAAACAAGCTATTTCAAATCCCCATGTACATGCTCTTCTTGATTTTTCTAAACCTTTTGTGGTGGAATGTGATGCCTCTGGTATTGGTATTGGAGCTATTCTAATGCATTGTCACAGACCATTGGCTTTTCACAATCAAGCTCTTAAAGGAAGAAGCTTACACTTGTCTACCTTTGAAAAGGAATTTTTGGCCTTAATCACTACAGTGAAGAGATGGAGACCATACCTAGTGGGGAATCCTTTTATCATCAGAACTAACCAACAGAGCTTGAAATATCTTCTAGAGCAGAAAGTGAGCACACCTGCTCAACAAAAATGGATCACAAAGCTTTTGGGGTATTCTTTTCTAGTTGAGTACAAGAAGGGTAAAGAAAACAAGGCTACAGATGCTCTTTCTAGGAGATTGGAGGATTCTACTTCTTCCCTAAACCCTTTACCTTTGACTGAACACAAAAAAGATGCTCGGCTATACTTGATTTCCTTTCCTTATTCTACGTGGCTAAATCTGCTAAAGGATAGTTACAAATCTGATTCTAA TCCACTTGGGGTTCATTCTGGTTATTTGAAGACTGTTCATCGAATGCAACATGATTTCTTTTGGTTTGGTATGAAGAAGGACATCAAGGCCCATATAAAGACTTGTGAAGTGTGTCAAAGAATTAAGGTGGATACTTCTAAATCTATTGGTTTATTGCAGCCTGTTCCAATTCCA GCTCACTATGTTGTACATTTCAGGCCTTTATCTCATCCTTACACTGCTACTAAAGTGGCTTTGGTTTTCATGAGAGATGTGTTCAAGTTGCATGGTTTACCAAGAACTATTGTCAATGATAGGGATGCTACTTTCACTTTTAATTTCCAGAAAGTGTTGTTCAAACTTCATAGGACTAAATTAGCTATGTCATCAGCTTATCACCTTCAATTTGATGGCCGAACTAAGGTGGTGAATAGGAGTTTGGAGCAATATTTAAGAGCCTTT TTCAATACCAATTACCATTCCTCCACTAAGATGACTCCATTTGAGGCTCTCTATGGTATTTCCCCTCCTACAGTTCTAAACTATGTCCCTGGTACTACTCAGGTGGCTGTAGTGGATACAATGTTGCAGGACAAAACTATTCTTCTCACTCTCCTTAAACAAAACTTGATTGCCACTCAAGCTAGAATGAAAGCTTAA